The Chaetodon auriga isolate fChaAug3 chromosome 4, fChaAug3.hap1, whole genome shotgun sequence region ttaaCTACTTCTCTCTTGGGTGGGCACTTCATAAGCATTACATGACCTTACAAAGGCATGtaaagtcaagtcagttttatttatgtagcacctCCTCGTAAAAGAATTTATCTCCGGCCACTGTTGTGATTGTTCTTTACAATGGAGACActcactgtctctcttctctctgcaggtatCTGGGCAGGAAGAagtgtgtgcagagtgtgtgcgtgcagcctCCTTTTCTGCGGCCCCAGCTGACAGAGGCCCAACTGGCTGCAAAGATCCTGGACAACGGCATACAGGGAGACCTGCACCGGGTAAGAACACCAGGATGGGTGCACATAGGGACACACTTTACTAAAGTGCCATAGATACCATGTGCTATCATTATTATGTTTGATTTAAACATGAgttgtaaaaaaacaacaattgCCTTTGCCTGTTGGTAAACAAGTGTTGTGTAAGGGTTGGTGTGCCTCTCGTTCAAATCTGTTGCCTGGAAAGTTGCATATAAGCAGGTCCAGATGGCAGCAAGAGGTTTAAAAGCTGTTTAAAATTCAAAACCAGAAATCCTGTAAGGTCACatcagtaaacacaacacaaccacTCCATCGGCCCAGACAGTCTGTGACGCTTCATAACAAAGgatccaaaaaacacacagcggaGTTCAGAGgatttgttcattcattgtgCCCTGATGTCAGGAGTCAACATTATATACATTAACAAGTGCCAACAAGATCATCAccaggatgaaaaatgaaagaacttGCCGAAACTTTGTGTTAACTTTTGAAAAACTGCTGTAAAGTTCACAAAACTGTGGAAGAATCATGCTTGGTGGATGTTGTTGTGGGCCGCTCACAGTGTGGGAGCAAGCTCTGTCTGCAGGCACCAGTTTGTCTTCTAGGAAATTGGATTGTGAAGTTTGATGATTGATTTTGTTTGGCCTGGGCTCATAACTTTGGATTCAAAATTGACTATTTACAGTAAACATTTAttgatttaattatttttttatttgcagaaatATTGCAGTGGCTGAACAAAACTGGAAGCTCTTACGAATACTGCAACATTTGGGTTGAATTTATATTAATGGCTTGACTGCAAAATGACATATGCCCGGAGGGATTGATCTGTATAGTTTAATTAAGACTTGTATGTCTTAAACCTGTTGGAAAATTGTAAATGAATCACTGGCTTTGAATAACGATGTCTGGTACACCTTACTAAGAGGGTTCATTTAACAGCCATTTCTtatctttgttcttttttctgctctgttttacaAGAACACAGAAGGGAATGACAGTCATTGATTCAGTCTGAGGCTGGTTTTCATTGTGACATTTGGTGTTTCGATACTGGTGGAGAAGACTGTTGCTCTAAAGTCTGATAGATGTTCAGTTGAGATCTGATGACTGGGAAGGTCGTAACATATGAATCACATGAGTCGTTTTCATGTGGGGAAGTCAGTAATGAAGTCTGTATTCATGATGCTTCTCCACTCTCTACATACATATGTTGAATATGAAGTGATAACAAGACCAGTTTGACAACGTGGCTACAGTTCAGTCAActgaatgtaattttttttttttttttgtctctgattCTTACCTGTCTGacctcttttctcctttcagtcAAAGTCCAGtctggagatgatggagagcCAGTCATGTGATGctgagcctcctcctcctcctaaacCTGAGCTGCGCTACCCTGGAATCACCAGAGGAAACACGGAGGGTAAAGCTGTCTGACAGCTCTGATTGTCATCTGCCATCTGCACATGAACTTTGACTCAACTTCTTGTTGTAAAACCTAAACATGGATCTGATTCTGTGTTGATTTCACAGTGatgtttttcatcctctcttttCCCACCCAGAGTGCAGTCTACTGAACAAAGCCCCTCCAACCCCCACCATGTACAAATACAGGCCCACGTACAGCCCTGGCAAGAACcacacagcactcacacacgctTACGCCAACCAGGTaatgcacgcagacacacacaagatgCAGCCAGGTGATATACAAGGAAAATAACACAAGGCAAAAAAAGTTGgacattcatatttttgtttttgttcttcctttTGATTTCCTGTGGGCCATCTTGGTTTGGTTTCTCAGTGGCTTTCTGTTGATCAGTATCAGTAAGTGATTGTTCTGAAAGCATTTTTCCCCTCTTTACCTCTAACTTTGTTTCCTGCCCCTTTCTGTTTGCTCTGGACGTGGGTGAAATACTGTTTGGACACATTTAAAGTAGTTAGAATGAGTAAAACAGAAGTATCAGGCTGATAAAGagaatgttgtttgttttctttaaatcaagTTATTGTGCCTGACTGTATCTGGACTGGCACAGATAAGCCGCTTCAGTATTTGTACCCATGTCTGGTCCATATCCTCCCACCTGTCAATCCAGCACTCTGTATTACTGTTGTTTTGATTCTCCTTCATTTCTCTTTAGTTTGTAGTTCCAACTTCTCATtagtttcctttttattttgccTACATGTATACTGTGATCTCTAATTTAATCATGCTCTTGTCACCTGAGCTGGCCTCATGTGGAAAAAACCCTTTCTTGGTGCTTCAGATAGAGGGCAGCTACTGAACTGTCAGGATACACATGAATGAAATGGGAAGCTCACCttgtttccctcttttcctgAGTTGTGGACTTTTTGAGATATAGGGAGGAAGTGTATATCAAGTTTTAATCTCAGTAACACGTCTCTTTTTGTCATCACTGCCTATAAAAGTACTGAAGTGAATTCTGATACTTGGGTGGCCTCGGCTCTCCTGTACAGCTACCTGTGAGGGGAGAGCACTTGGTTAGCACTAATATGATTTacaatgcacacatacagttgTTTTTCATACGCTGattgtttgtgttctgttgatgttttagtgtcttttaaACACTCACAGCACCACTGTACTAAACAATGTTGGCATGGGAGTTTGAACACATTGAATATCTAAAGGAGAAAGGAAGACTCGGCACCTTTACCTATTTGATTATGAAGATGAGCTTTAAGCCACTGGCCCTTCATCAGTACAGGTGTTTGACAAGGGACTTTGGTTTAGTTGATAATGATATCAAACAAAGAACCCCTGTGCTTTTTCATACAAGTACACTGAGGAAATGCACttcacagcagctgtgctcTCAAGTTGGCGAGCCCAAGCTATGCTGTAAAGTATGCAGGGTTGTCAACAAATATTCTAAATTTGAATTGAAACAAAATCCATACATTCGATTGGGAACATGAATGTTCagttgtggggaaaaaaaaacaaaagcagcactgctgctgcagctgcactgcatgACTGCATCCCAGCAGTTGTTCACAGTTAGTGTTCCACCACCAGaggtttgtttttgccactgacaggcgcAGATTGTTtgaagtgtctgacaacattgaAGAAACGATCCCCATAGAGACAGACCACATCTGTTTTggttaaccagaaacagcttaTTAATGTTAGATTCATTAGTAATGTGTTGCTGACTATGGAGAAGATGTTTAAGCTGAAATAATATTCATGTAGTGATGTCGCTCATTGTATTGGTTTtccctcttatggacataatgcacaaaaacagatgttCAAACAGTTTGAACCTATGTGGTTCTGTTAGGAATATTCAAACATCATTTCTGATGGAACCAGAGGTAACAGGTATGATGTTAGATGCAGTAGTAAACTTCAGTCTCTTCAAAGCAATACAAAGCATTTTCTATTTGGTAAACACATATTTCTCTTGGCGTGTCGTGGCTGAGTTCAGTCTGTTTTGCGCACGGTGCTGTTGGTTCTTACCGGTGCCGGTCAGGTTTCAGAGCGCACCCACCATAGGAAGCTCCAAAACATGACCTGATGAAGGTTCAGTGACAGAAAGCTTGGCCTTATTAAATACTTAGATTGGACCCAAGTGTGCACAGTTTTCATTTCTCCATGTCTAAGGTTTCCAGTCTTCCTTCATGTTAGTTAGTGTGGTGATATTCTCAAAGTAAACATATTGGatatctaaaaaacaaaaaaaagcaatatgaATCTTAAGACCAACCATATCAGTACTGACATACACAAAAACTACTCCTGCTAAGAAAGGTGGCCAACCGCATCAGCTGAGGTGTCGTGTCAGGATGTGAAAGCTAGAAGGAgtgtcagtgcagcagaaagTCATGGTTGAACTCCCACAGAGCTCTCTACTCTTATTTGCTCAGCTTCTTGTTTCTTTTCCCCTccttctgcctcctctctccttcaccttccctcctctgtctcctcctcctcctcctgcctcctccagtTAAGTCGAGGGGAGAGTGTTGGCAGTGCCAgggactcctcctcctccacctcctctctcctccaggccAGCCAGCAGCCTGGTTTCCGCTCGCAGCCCAGCCTGGACCGGAGGGACACTTCATCAGACAgagtgggagggggaggaggtggaggtggggagaggagggagggaggaagagaggtgggaggagggggcaTCCCTGGCTACTCTCTCGGCGGACGCTCATATCCCTCCTTCTCTGACCCCACCGTCCTATCAGGAGTGCCGTCGCGATCTTCCAGCTCTACGCACACCTCAGCAGGTGCTGCCCATGTCTCCGAGGCAACCACCACCTCAGCCAGCTTCAAAAGCTTAGCCAATCAGACGCCCCCGCCTCACCACCCATCCCGCAACGGGAGCCTGTCATATGACAGCTTACTGGCAGGTGGTGACGATTTCGACAAAGGCGCGCCGCCGGGTTCAGCAGCCCCTGAGGTTTCCTCCGGCAGACCCTGTACACCGGCAGCAGGCGGCTACAGTTCCCCGTTCCTTTCGTCACAGCAGAGAATTTCTGAGATGCACTCTCAGTCCTCGCCCCATCACCACCACCGCTCCTCCCACCACCAacacccctccttcctccatcgctcctcctcttctacgTCCTCCTCCCCACCGCCTCCTCCAGAGAGGGAGTGTCTGCTGAGCGAGCCCCACCCTGGCGCTCCACACCCACCTGCCAATCAGGCCTCGGTTCCCCCGTCTTCTTCTGCCCCGCATcccccacaccaccaccatcaccaccaccaccactcccATCATCACCACtcccatcatcaccaccactcttcctcctcttcctctgcctcccgCCCTCCTCGCTTTGCTGTCCCTCACGCACCGCCCCACCACGCTTATCCCTACCGCACCCGCTCAACGGACACCCCTCTTggctcctccaccacctccacaaCCCACCCTCCCCGCTCCCCACACCCCCCACCTCTGGGCAAGTCGCTCTCTTACtcgagtgctgctgctgccgaaATGCAGTACCGACTGGTCCGAAAGGCCTCCGCGTCAGCCGGAGCGAATGCAGCGGgggtaggaggaggaggtggagggatgggaggaggaggaatacAAGCGCCGAAGTGAGTATGAGTTTCGCCTTTTGTCAGGACAATTGGTTTGCTGCTAACTATGAAAAAACGCCTGAAACGCCGCCTGAAAACCTGACTACCTGATTgactgctcctcctgctcctcctcctcttcccctctctcctcctcctcctcctgccagaTTTCCTGTGagttcctccttctcttccctttgcttgtgtttcatttgtctgtGAGGTTTCtcactgttgtctgtgtgttgttgtagttgtggtCTGCCTGTTTGTTCTCGTCCTCTGCATCACTTCCACCTTTGTGCTCAGTACATTCATTTGTTCCAGCCTTCTACAGACAAACCTGTACCCATATGCATACATGAAATAGTGCGCGTATAAAAGGCATAAAAATAATGTTAGACGGAACCAAAATGGTTCTGTTCACTGTAACCATTCAGCATGATCCATCAGTGTAACAGAAACAAGAATAGAGAAAGAGTTAATGTCATGAGCACGTTCAACAGGCAATTTTACTTTTGAATATACGGAACAATTTATGAATTAAGGTACACAATAACTTCAAATTCAGGGTGTGCAAAAGtaacagtagcagcagtagaaCTGATAGCAAAGTGAATGCAAACATTCAAGACGGGAAATAACATCCACAGTGTCACCACCGTCTGTATATCATATATAACGAGACAGgtacaaccctgactccaaaaatgttgggatgctgtggaaaacataaataaaacaggatgtgatcattTTCTAATTCTTTTTGACACATAATCAATAGGAAACAGTGCAGAGACAAATCTGTGCTCATTCTGAACGTtccacaggctcattggtaacaggtgatagtatcatgattggctatgaaaggggcatcctggaaaggctcagtccactttgtgaacacatggttGTAGAAAGGATATCACTatatgggctcaggaacactttgtaaaactgttgttcgtaaacagtttgtttgctaaTGAATTCaccctgtttttatttagttttcacGCAGCGTGCCAGCTGGTTTGGAATTGGGTCGTGTATCTGACTATTAACACATCTGAGATGATGATATTAGAGAAACCTTTCCATTGTGGTTTGCTGTTTGAGTACAAATACATGGAACGTTGAGTGTTTCCTCCCAGGAATGACCCACAGTAACAGTTTCAGCATTTTTACACTGTAGTCTTGTGTCAGATCAGCTCTTCTCGTTTTAGTTACACAGAGGCACAATCAAACTTTTGCATGACAACAAACAGACTGTTTCACCTTCTGACGTGTCgatgtgtgtctctgtccctgttGCTTTTCCATCCTGCTCACTGTTATTTGAAGTTGTTCCACATCTGCATGGATTTAGTTTTACTGCTGTGCTTCTCTGACCACAGAACTGTCTGACTGTATCTTTATTGTGATGAAGTggactgtttgctgtgtgattgCTGCTTGTGTCGGAGTTCACAGCTTAAGAAATGATTAAAGGAGAATCTGTTTCTGATATTTCTCCGGCATAGTGAACATTTCTAATCTACCATTAGTCCAGTATGAGTGTGTCACCGTCCATACTGAGATAAAAGCTTCTTCACCAACAAGCTTCAGCATTACATGACAGCTACTGCAATACCTAGAAACACAGCCCCTTTTGAGACTGCAACACTTGTGTGAGTCATGCGATTCactgtcaaaaacacacatgcatacacagtgGCATGCAAAGGTTTGGGTACGCTTGGTCAAAATGTGAATAGCTGAATGAGTAAACAggattttttgtttatttctgtctttctcattttcaaaataaaaaaaggaaaagggccAGAGGCTGCAGTTTGGGCACCCTGCGTGGTCACACTTAACATAACATACCCTGTATCGAGTATCTTTATAAAAGCTTTTAGTAACCAGCTAAGAGTCTCTTAgttcttgtttgggggattttcaccTTCTTCCTGTAGAAGGCCTCCAGTTCTGTGAGACTCTTGTgtgcactgctcttttgaggtctagCCATAGATCTTCAGTGGTGTTTAGGTCAGGGGACTGTGAGGGCCATGGCAAGACCTTCATCGTGCAGCTTgaggtagtccattgtggattttgaggtgtgtttaggatcatcATCCTCTTTTACAGACTGTTTGGTCTTTGCTCCCAGGATTTGATGGAATTTCACTGAATCCATTCTCGCCTCTACCAGTGAAATATTCCTTGTTCCagtggctgcaacacaagcccaaagcatgatggaTCCACCCCCGTGCTTGACAGTTGGACAGATGTTCTTTTGATGAAATTCTGCTCCCTGTTTTCTCCAAACCTACCTTTGCTCATTGTTGGCCAGAAGTTGTGTTTTGacttcatcagtccacaggGAGTTTCCACAATACTTCAGGCTTGTTTTAGTTCTTTTGCAAACTTCTAAAGCAAAATTTAGTGGTGAGGACACAACAGGTGTGGTTAGGGGGGGCCCAGACCTTTCCATGcctgtgtatatgtatatgtgtgtgtgtgtgtgtgtgtgtgtgtgtgtgtgtgtgtgtgtgaaaaaaatgCGTTCACAGCTCACTTTTTTGGTTCAGTTAAAATGAACCCTGTCGCGTCTGCCCATGTAGTTTGCTTTGTTTAGGCTCATGTGAAAGCTGTCAGTCGAGGTCAGGTCTGGATCAGACGACTCCTCTTGGTTTATTTGTAAAAAGTATGTGAAGTATGTGTGAAAACGAACCAGGCCTGAGCTAAAAGCCAATGACGTACATGTTTTTAAGTCCAGATTGAGTGAACTGAACCACAGGCTCACTGTAATGTGCAGTTTGTGTCTCGTGTATTGTAGCAGTGAGTCAGCTGTTTGGAAATAAGGGAGTAAAATACTCACAGTGACGATGAGGTCTCCGACTCTTCCTCAGGTGAACTGTGGACTTCCTGTCCTCAACTGTCACACTGATTgattcttttctgtctttgtcttttactAATATCAGGGATGAGCTGATCCAGATGAAGCCTCTGAGTCGGACCACCGTGGACCAGCACTTTTCCTCCACCCCGTCCTGCTCCgccccttcctctccctctcacccagTCAGCGTGTCTGCCCGGCCCGGAGTGGCCTATCCCAGCTCGGCATTGATGCAGAGCCCCGCCCATAAGCACCAGGGCGGCGGAGTGAAGAAGGTGACGGGCGTCGGGGGCACCACCTATGAGATTTCTGTCTGAGTGGCAGCCAGAGGACAAATGAGGAGatacagctgtctgtctgccactgAGGGAGTGAGATGGGTTTTTCATAACATAAAAACCCAGTGGACCTACTGTGGACATCTGGACATCTGAGGATGAGTGGAAATGTTTGGTCCTGATCTCACTCGTCATTTGCTGATTGACGGTGGAGCTAAACCGCACTGGACTGTCCCGCCTCCAGACATCCACCTAAGTGACTGTGCTGTTAAAATAACAGGGCCTGGACTGATGGAAGCCAGGACTATAAAagacttcttttctttttctttttcttttttttttttgatctcaCAGGACCAAACAGGAACCTTGATGTGGCTCATTTTTGTGGGTTTTAGCCTCACGATAGCTCAGTGGGTAGCATGAAGCTCTAGCATGGTCGGGTCTGGGTGTTAAAATATATATGAGTATAACAGCGCAAGGCATTACCACTGCCAGGGTGAGGAGCTCGGTCCCAGCTGGAGCCACCAGTGTGCTCTGGATGAGGGTTTGACCACTGCAGCTTTATGAAGGGTCACATCAGTGACTTTGGACTGAAGCTGCATTTAGGGAAAAATTGGTGCAGATGTTtaataatttaacatttcaccattttcacactcacatttaGAACATAACTGAACACCACGATGATGATAGTAACAGTGAATGCATTCATGCACACTGTGCAACCCGATCAAAATCTGAGTAGAAGCCATTCAAAGATGAGGGCTTCACAGAGACGACCAGTTTAGAGGAAACTAAATTTGTGTCCAGTCGACACAAGTCATATCACATTAAGTCACAGCAAGTTCTTAATGCAAGTTATGGCCCCAGGTG contains the following coding sequences:
- the zdhhc5a gene encoding palmitoyltransferase ZDHHC5-A translates to MPGGSSKSGGRGPSSSPLPHAVVPPNRPLRPSRYVPVSAATFFLVGSTTLFFCFTCPWLSERFSVAVPIYNGVIFLFVLANFCMATFMDPGIFPRAEEDEDKEDDFRAPLYKTVEIRGIQVRMKWCSTCRFYRPPRCSHCSVCDNCVEDFDHHCPWVNNCIGRRNYRYFFLFLLSLTAHIMAVFGFGLLFILYHRQNIDRLHAIVTLAVMCVAGLFFIPVAGLTGFHIVLVARGRTTNEQVTGKFRGGVNPFTNGCLKNVSHVLCSSQAPRYLGRKKCVQSVCVQPPFLRPQLTEAQLAAKILDNGIQGDLHRSKSSLEMMESQSCDAEPPPPPKPELRYPGITRGNTEECSLLNKAPPTPTMYKYRPTYSPGKNHTALTHAYANQLSRGESVGSARDSSSSTSSLLQASQQPGFRSQPSLDRRDTSSDRVGGGGGGGGERREGGREVGGGGIPGYSLGGRSYPSFSDPTVLSGVPSRSSSSTHTSAGAAHVSEATTTSASFKSLANQTPPPHHPSRNGSLSYDSLLAGGDDFDKGAPPGSAAPEVSSGRPCTPAAGGYSSPFLSSQQRISEMHSQSSPHHHHRSSHHQHPSFLHRSSSSTSSSPPPPPERECLLSEPHPGAPHPPANQASVPPSSSAPHPPHHHHHHHHHSHHHHSHHHHHSSSSSSASRPPRFAVPHAPPHHAYPYRTRSTDTPLGSSTTSTTHPPRSPHPPPLGKSLSYSSAAAAEMQYRLVRKASASAGANAAGVGGGGGGMGGGGIQAPKDELIQMKPLSRTTVDQHFSSTPSCSAPSSPSHPVSVSARPGVAYPSSALMQSPAHKHQGGGVKKVTGVGGTTYEISV